The Marinomonas sp. CT5 genome contains the following window.
CGTACATTACTTGTCAATTACGCCATAGAGGTTATTTTCTTTCTTTGTTTTTCAACCCAGACTTCATTTCTTCTTCATCTCAGAATAATTTTATGACCTGAGGCGAACCAAGCAAACCGCGACTATCTATTAGCGACTACTTATTCTTGAAAGGATAACAACATGACAAATAATTCATCTCTGGCTAGCCGAAATCCACCTCGGTTTGAACTTTCCCAGATAAAATCCCTGGTTCAGGAATTGTATGGTTTAGAAGGTAGCTTCACAGCACTTAATAGCGAGCGAGACTTAGCTTGGCTAGTTCGCAACGAAGAGGGACCTCTAGGGGTTATTAAAATCTCCAATGCGCAGGAGCCCGAGGGCATTGTTGACCTACAGATTAAAGCCGTTGAACATATTCTTGAGCAAGAACCAACATTGGCCGTTCCTCCAACCGTTGCGACCAAACAAGGTCGAACTTATGAGTGGATTACATCGGGTCTGAGCGGTGAGCGCCACATGATCCGTCTAATAGCGTTTATGGATGGCCGTGTAGTCGAAAACACACCCGAAGCTTATTGTGATGAGTATTACTTTAATATCGGTGCCACCATGGGTCGTATAAATTCAGCTCTGCAAAGCTTTTATCATCCCTATGCAGGGAGCAACCAGCACCTTTGGGATCTTGGACATTGTCTACAGTTACGTGACATGCTCCCCGGTCTACCCGAAGGACAGTTGCGTGATCTGCAAACGGCTATCCTAGATAAAGCAGAGCAACAGATATTACCGGCGCTAAAAAAGACCCGCTGTCAACTGGTACATCAGGACGCTAATGACGCCAATGTCATGGTCACTCATAACGATGCAACTCAAATCGCCGCCGTTTTGGATTTCGGAGATGTGGGCTTTAACAGCATCTTAGCGGAAATCGTTACCATTGCAGAAACCTACGCTGAAGGCGAAGAAGACCCCATTCGCCCTTTACTACATGTTGCTCAAGGATATGACAGCGCTTACCCACTTACAGGGCAAGAAGTCGACCTACTGTTTGATGTTATGCGTCTACGATTGGCCATGGCCTCCATCATAATCAACTACCGTAAACTTAACGATCCCGAAGCAGGAACGCATCTTGAAGATCGCTTTTTTACAAAAATGCTCTTAAAGCTAGAGGAAATGGGCCAAGAAACGGTCACGCGCCGATTACGTGAAGCCCTTCGCTTCCCTGTTTACAGCCCAGTTGACAACCAAGGTCAGCCGTTTTCGAACCAACAAGATGAGCTTATCCTGCATAGAGAACGGAACCTAGGCAAAATCTGGCACTTTTATGATCAGCCGTTGCACATCACCCGAGCTCAAGGGGGTTGGATGTACAGTGCTGATGGCACAGCCTATCTTGATGCCTACAACAATGTGCCGCAAATGGGCCATTGCCACCCGCATATTGTGAAAGCCATCGCTCGCCAAGCCGAAGCGTTAAATACCAATACGCGCTATATGTGTGACATTGTTGCTGACTATGCAGCAAGACTGACCAAAGACCTACCCGATCATTTGGACACCTGTATTTTTGTCAACTCAGGCAGTGAAGCTAACGATTTGGCAATACAAATCGCCCAGTCCTTAAGTGGGCATAAAGGCGGATTAGTTCTAGATAACGCCTATCATGGCTGTACTGAATTGACGACGAAATATTCACCTGAGTCTTGGCAACACTTGCCCGATGCTCTGCACCCACAACAAATCGAACGCTTGATTGAACCCGATATGTACAATGGTCCTTATGCGGATGAAAGCAATGCAGCTGAACGTTACGCAGCGGATGCGGATCGCGCCATTGATGACTTGGCTAAGCGTGGTTTTAAACCTGCGGCATTAGTGCTTGATACCGCCATGTGCGCCCATGGTGTGATCACTCCACCTGACCAGTATTTTGACCTCATTGCCGAAAAAACGCGTGCGGCAGGTGGTTATGTTATTGCCGATGAAGTTCAAGCTGGACTTGGACGCATGGGCTCATTCTGGGGCTTCATGGGCGCAGGACTTAGCTCAGAAAAAGTCGACTTTATCACCATGGGCAAACCCGTCGCTAATGGCCACCCACTGGGTGTGGTGATTCTATCCAGCAAGATGATGGAGCAATTTATTGGTGGTACCCACCCTCTTCTATTTAGCACCTTTGGCGGAAATACCGTTGCCTGTGCCGCCGGCATGGCCGTACTGGATGTGATTGAGCGAGAAAACCTTGTTCAGAAATCCAACCAAGTGGGCGATTTGTTACGCATGAGACTACGCCAGTTGGCAGAAAAACACCCTCTGATTGGCGATATCCGTGGACGTGGTATGTTGGTTGGGATTGAATTAGTCACTTGTCGAGATCAACGCACACCAGCGATAGAAGAGACGGAATTGCTGATTAAAGAGATGATTCAACGCAAGGTGATGATTGGCAAATCTCTACCCGGCACACTCAAAATTCGCCCATCACTCTCATGGGGGAATGAAGAAGTGGATTTCTTTATCAAGGCGATGGACGAAAGCCTACAAAAGCTGAGTTAAATGAGCCGTTAGTGACCTGACATCACTCTCATAAAAAATGCCTTCTGTCCCATAAAAGACAGAAGGCATTTTTGTATTCATAGCCGAACATTGGCTAACTTAAAGCGTGCTCTTCAAACCAAGCTCTAAACCTCGAACTTCTGCTAGGCCTTTCATACGGCCCAACTTTGAATAACCAGGTTTGGCATTCTTATCAAGATCATTCAAAATCTGATGACCATGATCTGGACGCATAGGAATCAAGCTTGGGGCGTTGTTGTCTTGGCGTTTTTTCTCCTCCACCAACAAGGCACGAACCACACCAACCATGTCTACATCGCCACCAAGGTGAGACGCTTCATGGAAGCTGCCCGCGACTTCCTCACGCTTAGTTGAGCGCAGATGCGTAAAGAAAATATTCGAGCCAAAGCGTTGCACCATATCAACAAGATCATTGTCAGCACGAACACCATAAGACCCCGTACACAAAGTAATGCCATTAACAGGGCTTGGCACAGCACCTAACAACCACTCAATGTCATCTTTCACTGAAACAACACGAGGTAGACCAAGGATAGGACGCGGTGGATCATCAGGATGAACCGCCAAACGTAAACCACCTTGTTCAGCGGCAGGCACGATTTCTTCTAAGAAAAGCTTCAGGTGTTCACGAAGTTTGTCTTTATCAATACCAGCGTATTCATCTAATTTAGAGCGGAACTGCTCTAGGGTGTAACTTTCTTCTGACCCTGGAAGACCCGCGATGATGTTTGCCACTAAACGGTCTTTATCTTCTGGCTTCAAGTTTTCTAAAAAGACTTTTGCTTGCGCTTTTTCTTCGTCACTGTATTCATTTTCAGCACCTTTACGCTCTAAAATATACAGTTCAAATGCGGCAAAAGCGGTTTGGTCAAAACGTAATGCGCGGGAGCCGTCTGGCAGCTCATAATCCAAATCAGTACGAGTCCAATCCAGCACAGGCATAAAGTTGTAGCACACGGTATCAATGCCACATTCAGCCAAGTTAAGCAGTGTTTGCTTATAATTCTCGATATACTCTAGGTATTTCCCGGTGCGCTTTTTAATGTCTTCATGAACAGGCACGCTTTCCACCACAGACCAACGCAGTGAATGCGATTCGATCATGTCTTTACGCGCTTTAATTGCCTCTACTGGCCATACTTCGCCATTAGGAATTTCATGCAAAGCCGTTACCACACCTGTGGCTCCTGTCTGACGAATATCCGTCAAAGTTGTTTCATCGTTTGGGCCAAACCAACGCCAAGTATGTTCCATTTTATCCTCCGAAATTCGCAGTATCGCTGCTGTTAAATGACAGACATTCAGCAACACCACTTGAAATAAGTGTTTGATAAGCTTTCAACACAGCCTTAGAAAACGACTCGTTTTGGCTGAGCGTTTTAGAAAAAATATCCTTCTGTTTCAAAGCCTCACGAATCAAGCTTGCAGAATCTGAACAGCGGTCATGAAGTTCATGTAGTGTTTGTGCCATTGGGTCATCCACCTTGTGCTTATTACCTTCAAGGTCTTCACCACGAACATAAAACAGCCAAGCCGCCACCCCTAATGTGGTTGCCGAAAGAACACGCTCTTCCTCACTAGACAAACGCTCTTCTGCGCCGTTTAGCCAACGTTGGGGGATTTTTTGTGAGCCATCCATCGCAATCTGCGACAACTGATGCTGCAAGCTGTCATTAGCAAAACGACTGATTAAGCTTTCAATGTATTCACGAACCTTAACTTCCTCTGGCAGATCCAAAGTGGGTGCGGCTTCAACACTCATGTAGTGACGAATCAAGGCGGCAAACTTTTCATCTGCCACAGCTTGCGCCACGGTCTTGTATTTCGCTGCTAAGCCAACATAGGCCAACAAGGAATGACTGCCGTTTAATAAACGAAGTTTCATGGTTTCAAACGGGTGAACGTCTTCCACCATTTGTACGCCATCGTGTTCCCAATCGGGTCGACCTTGGGGAAAATTGTCCTCCACAACCCATTGACTAAAAGCTTCACACATCACGGCGTTTTCATCGTGACAATTCAGCTCCTGCTGCAAGCGCTCACGAGAAGCGTCAGACATAGCAGGCACAATTCTGTCGACCATGGAGCTCGGAAAAGCCACATTGTCATGAATCCATTGGGCGAACGCTTTTGAGCGGTGCTCAGCCAACCCACACACCGCTTGGCGAGTTAAGTTGCCATTGTTTGGCATGTTGTCACAAGACAAGATGGTAAACGGCGGTAAGCCCAAATCTTTTCTGCGATACAAGGCTTCGACAAGTATTCCCGGTGCGGTTTTAGGCGCCGTAGGATTTGCAATATCGTGCTGAATACTTGGATCATCTTGGCGCAATGTCTTATCCGCCGGTGCTAGGTAATAACCTTTTTCGGTCACGGTTAAAGTGACAATTTTGGTCTTCTCTGAAACCAGCTTTGCGAATAAAGGCTCTTTATCTTCCCCTGCAAACAAAGCATCACGAATCGCGTTGACTTCTCGTAGTTCTACGTTCTTACTGTCTTGGTATTCGGCTATATGGTAGCGACAGTCATTGGCTTTTAGCTGATCAACCAACTGCGTATTGGAACGGATATTCACCGCACAAATGCCCCAATCACCACCTTGATGCCGATTAAGGTTTTTCTCTATGTAAACCGCTTGGTGAGCACGGTGGAAAGCGCCCAAGCCAATGTGAACAATACCAACATCAACCTTTTCAGGTTCGTATAAGCTATTTGTTGTTTTTATCTTGATCATGATGATTCCTTAAGTAAAAAAGCGTCTTAAAATCCAAAGTATTTCTTGGCGTTTTCTGAACAAATCCCTTTCACCATGTCACCCAACAACGCCATATCCGCTGGGGCTTCGCCACGCTCAACCCAGCCACCGATCATGTCGCACAACAAGCGGCGGAAATACTCATGACGGGTATAAGATAAGAAACTACGAGAATCTGTGAGCATGCCAACAAACTGACTTAACAAGCCCATTTGCGCCACACTCGTCAATTGACGCTGCATGCCGTCTAACTGATCGTTAAACCACCAGCCAGAACCAAATTGCACCTTGCCTGCCACACCGCCACCTTGGAAGTTGCCCACCATGGTTGCTAACATTTCGTTGTGCATTGGGTTCAAACAATAAAGAATCGTTTTTGGTAGCTCATTACTTTGGTCCAAAGCATCCAAGAAACCAGATAAAGGTTCGGCAAAGGCGCGGTCATCCATGGAATCAAAGCCTGAATCACCACCAATCAAATTGAACATTCTGGAGGAGTTGTTGCGGCGCGCACCAATGTGCAATTGCATCACCCAACCTTTTTTCGCATATTGCTTGCCTAACCAAACCTGTACAGCACTTGAAAACTGAGCTATTTCAAGTTCTGTCAGCGGTTCATCATCAATACGCTTTGATAAAATAGTGTCTAGCTGTTGCTCACTTGGCTCATTAGCAAAGCGCATGATTTCAATGCCGTGGTCAGCACTTCGGCAACCATGTGCATCAAATACTTCAAGACGTTGAGCCAAGGCATCAATCAAATCACTGAAACGTTTTATGTTGATATCCGCCGCTTTACCCAGTTTATTCAGGTAATCTTTAAAACCAACATGGTCGACTTTAAAAGCACGATCCGGACGCCAACTTGGTGTGACAGCTATATCAAAACTTGTGTCGTCAGCGATGACTTTATGATGCTCTAGACTGTCCGCAGGATCGTCTGTGGTGCCGACCATTTTCACATTCATTTGCTGCATGATGCCGCGTGCAGAAAACGCTGGCTGCTGTAACATTTCATTGCATTGATCCCAAATAGCGTCCGCCGTTTTGGGTGAAAACAACACATCGGTAATGCCAAATGGTCGACGCAACTCTAAGTGCGTCCAATGGTAGATGGGGTTACCAATACACTGAGGGACCGTTTTTGACCACGCTTGATACTTCTCTTTAAAACTGGCGTCACCTGTAATAAAGCGCTCTTCAATGCCGGCTGTTCGCATGGCTCGCCATTTGTAATGGTCAGCCTCTAACCAAATTTCCCCTAAATCGCTAAAACGACGATTCTCGGCTATTTCTTTCGGGTCTAAATGGCAATGGTAATCGTATATTGGCTGAGCGGCCGCGTACTCATGATACAAACGCTTCGCCGTTTCTGTGGTCAGTAAAAAATCTTCCGTCATAAAGTTTTTCATGTCTGTTCCTCGGCTTATTTAAGAGCGTTTAATGCAATAAGTTGTGAGCGCTCAACACGCTTACCATTCACATAGAAAGGACGTTGCTCACTTTCAGGCAAAACAAAACTCAGCTCTTTGTAAGCCGGCTGCCATTCGCCCTCTTGAGAAACCATAAGGTCGATACGCTCTAAATCGGATTTCAGTGTCATATTCAGCATTAGGTATTGACCGTCTAGATAACCCGTCGATAGACCATCATCATCAAATACCGATAGATTCCGCTGCCCTGTCCCTTTAAATGGGAAAACAAGCAACTGACGCTGGGTGTCTTTTTCAGCATCCACATGGGCAATACGGCTACTAGTCGGAATCACACTGCCAGCACGAGCCAAGAGAGGTATTTCTTCTAGAGCGGCTGGTAAGCTGATATCTTGCCCACCCGCATACCAAGTTTTACGATGGAAGTCGTACCAGCCTTCGCCATTATCAGGCAAATACACTTCACGAGTTCGTTGCCCAGGCTCCACCACAGAAGCGACCAATAAGTCTTTACCCAATAAGAAGTCATCGCTTTCTTCATAAGTGCGAACATCGGCCTCATGGTCTAAGAAAGTCGGACGCAACATAGGTTCGTGATCTTTATGCGCTTGCCAAAGTAGATCGTACAAGTACGGCATCAGGCGGTAACGTAACGCCATGGCGTCACGAATGATTGGCGTTACTTCTGGGTACATCCAAGGTTCATTAACCGTTTTGTCATCATTCCAAGAATGGATGGTAAAGCGTGGATGCATGACGCCATTTTGTACCCAGCGAACAAAGAGTTCTTGATCAGGACGATCACCAGAGAAACCACCTACGTCGTGACCAAGGTTGTACAAACCAGAAAGGCTCATACCCACCCCCATACGAATGTTGTAGCGCAAGGTTTGCCAGTTAGTCCGGTTATCACCACTCCACGTTTGCACATAGCGTTGCATACCAGGACAACCAGAACGCGAGATCAAATAAGGTCGTAAATTTGGTGCAAATTCCGTTTGTGCTTCGAAAGAGGCACGCATCATTAATAAAGGCTGTAACGGACGAATTAACTTAATCGGTGTTGATTTACCAAAGCCGACGCAACGAGCATTGCTGTCCCAAACTTCGTATTCATTATTGTCATTCCAAGTGGAATCGATGCCCTTTTCAAGCAATTGCTCAGTGACATTTTGTTTCCACCACTGGATGGTATTTGGGTTGGTGAAATCTAGGTGTGATCCAGAGTCATCCCAAAACTGAGAAGATTCAGGGGCATCAAACTCTGAGTCTTTTATGAATAGATTTTTTGAGGCCACTTCATCAAAGCGTGGATGGTCTTGCAGCAAGCACGGCTTGATATTGGCTGCCAGTTTAAGACCGGCTTGATGAAAGTCTTCACTCAATTTAAGCGGGTTTGGCACCTTGCTGGTGTTCCAATTAAACACATAACGCTTATTGCCAATGGATGTGTAACCTGAAGACAGCTGAAAGGAATCACATGGCATGCTGTGATTGTCACAGTGCTTAATAAAGTCACCAAGCTGCTCTTGCGCGTTCTCAGCATCCGTATAAAGCATGGTGGAGCCACTATAACCAAGACTCCATTTTGGACCGAAAATAGTACGCCCAGTCAAATTCACATAAGACTTGGTGACATCTAGAACTTTTTCGCCATACATGAAGTAGAAATCTAAATCCCCTTCATCTGCGTGATAACTGCGGTAATAGCCATGATAATTATCTAGCTCATTACCTAAATCAAACCAGCTGGTAGAGAGGTTGTCATAGAAAATACCGAAGCTCGCTTGCTCTGTTTTCGTAATATAAAAAGGAATGTGTTTGTACAATGGGTCGGTGTTTTTGGCATCGTAGCCCATCGCATCGATATTGCGCATTTGATAGCGCGAACCGTGGCGATTTAAATCACCGGTTTTCTCACCTAACCCGTAATACTTCTCTGACAAATCTCGAGCCATGTAATGATGAATATCATTAGACTGTACGCCCAGCATATACGCACCACTGTGGCGGTCCGCAGCAAGATAATGCCATTCTCCGGCAGAGTCAGCGTACTCCCACGTTAACTTCAACGG
Protein-coding sequences here:
- a CDS encoding aminotransferase class III-fold pyridoxal phosphate-dependent enzyme; translated protein: MTNNSSLASRNPPRFELSQIKSLVQELYGLEGSFTALNSERDLAWLVRNEEGPLGVIKISNAQEPEGIVDLQIKAVEHILEQEPTLAVPPTVATKQGRTYEWITSGLSGERHMIRLIAFMDGRVVENTPEAYCDEYYFNIGATMGRINSALQSFYHPYAGSNQHLWDLGHCLQLRDMLPGLPEGQLRDLQTAILDKAEQQILPALKKTRCQLVHQDANDANVMVTHNDATQIAAVLDFGDVGFNSILAEIVTIAETYAEGEEDPIRPLLHVAQGYDSAYPLTGQEVDLLFDVMRLRLAMASIIINYRKLNDPEAGTHLEDRFFTKMLLKLEEMGQETVTRRLREALRFPVYSPVDNQGQPFSNQQDELILHRERNLGKIWHFYDQPLHITRAQGGWMYSADGTAYLDAYNNVPQMGHCHPHIVKAIARQAEALNTNTRYMCDIVADYAARLTKDLPDHLDTCIFVNSGSEANDLAIQIAQSLSGHKGGLVLDNAYHGCTELTTKYSPESWQHLPDALHPQQIERLIEPDMYNGPYADESNAAERYAADADRAIDDLAKRGFKPAALVLDTAMCAHGVITPPDQYFDLIAEKTRAAGGYVIADEVQAGLGRMGSFWGFMGAGLSSEKVDFITMGKPVANGHPLGVVILSSKMMEQFIGGTHPLLFSTFGGNTVACAAGMAVLDVIERENLVQKSNQVGDLLRMRLRQLAEKHPLIGDIRGRGMLVGIELVTCRDQRTPAIEETELLIKEMIQRKVMIGKSLPGTLKIRPSLSWGNEEVDFFIKAMDESLQKLS
- the uxuA gene encoding mannonate dehydratase, with the translated sequence MEHTWRWFGPNDETTLTDIRQTGATGVVTALHEIPNGEVWPVEAIKARKDMIESHSLRWSVVESVPVHEDIKKRTGKYLEYIENYKQTLLNLAECGIDTVCYNFMPVLDWTRTDLDYELPDGSRALRFDQTAFAAFELYILERKGAENEYSDEEKAQAKVFLENLKPEDKDRLVANIIAGLPGSEESYTLEQFRSKLDEYAGIDKDKLREHLKLFLEEIVPAAEQGGLRLAVHPDDPPRPILGLPRVVSVKDDIEWLLGAVPSPVNGITLCTGSYGVRADNDLVDMVQRFGSNIFFTHLRSTKREEVAGSFHEASHLGGDVDMVGVVRALLVEEKKRQDNNAPSLIPMRPDHGHQILNDLDKNAKPGYSKLGRMKGLAEVRGLELGLKSTL
- a CDS encoding mannitol dehydrogenase family protein is translated as MIKIKTTNSLYEPEKVDVGIVHIGLGAFHRAHQAVYIEKNLNRHQGGDWGICAVNIRSNTQLVDQLKANDCRYHIAEYQDSKNVELREVNAIRDALFAGEDKEPLFAKLVSEKTKIVTLTVTEKGYYLAPADKTLRQDDPSIQHDIANPTAPKTAPGILVEALYRRKDLGLPPFTILSCDNMPNNGNLTRQAVCGLAEHRSKAFAQWIHDNVAFPSSMVDRIVPAMSDASRERLQQELNCHDENAVMCEAFSQWVVEDNFPQGRPDWEHDGVQMVEDVHPFETMKLRLLNGSHSLLAYVGLAAKYKTVAQAVADEKFAALIRHYMSVEAAPTLDLPEEVKVREYIESLISRFANDSLQHQLSQIAMDGSQKIPQRWLNGAEERLSSEEERVLSATTLGVAAWLFYVRGEDLEGNKHKVDDPMAQTLHELHDRCSDSASLIREALKQKDIFSKTLSQNESFSKAVLKAYQTLISSGVAECLSFNSSDTANFGG
- the uxaC gene encoding glucuronate isomerase, producing the protein MKNFMTEDFLLTTETAKRLYHEYAAAQPIYDYHCHLDPKEIAENRRFSDLGEIWLEADHYKWRAMRTAGIEERFITGDASFKEKYQAWSKTVPQCIGNPIYHWTHLELRRPFGITDVLFSPKTADAIWDQCNEMLQQPAFSARGIMQQMNVKMVGTTDDPADSLEHHKVIADDTSFDIAVTPSWRPDRAFKVDHVGFKDYLNKLGKAADINIKRFSDLIDALAQRLEVFDAHGCRSADHGIEIMRFANEPSEQQLDTILSKRIDDEPLTELEIAQFSSAVQVWLGKQYAKKGWVMQLHIGARRNNSSRMFNLIGGDSGFDSMDDRAFAEPLSGFLDALDQSNELPKTILYCLNPMHNEMLATMVGNFQGGGVAGKVQFGSGWWFNDQLDGMQRQLTSVAQMGLLSQFVGMLTDSRSFLSYTRHEYFRRLLCDMIGGWVERGEAPADMALLGDMVKGICSENAKKYFGF
- a CDS encoding glycoside hydrolase family 31 protein; this encodes MKPIINWKLLGVEDNRVDIECDGRHVLHFFVLEPNVIRVLLKKNKTLQLENSWCVSPNDSETGWEGRDRMSTEGFSCPDFTLSEQEDQLSIATSSLRVTLSKPLKLTWEYADSAGEWHYLAADRHSGAYMLGVQSNDIHHYMARDLSEKYYGLGEKTGDLNRHGSRYQMRNIDAMGYDAKNTDPLYKHIPFYITKTEQASFGIFYDNLSTSWFDLGNELDNYHGYYRSYHADEGDLDFYFMYGEKVLDVTKSYVNLTGRTIFGPKWSLGYSGSTMLYTDAENAQEQLGDFIKHCDNHSMPCDSFQLSSGYTSIGNKRYVFNWNTSKVPNPLKLSEDFHQAGLKLAANIKPCLLQDHPRFDEVASKNLFIKDSEFDAPESSQFWDDSGSHLDFTNPNTIQWWKQNVTEQLLEKGIDSTWNDNNEYEVWDSNARCVGFGKSTPIKLIRPLQPLLMMRASFEAQTEFAPNLRPYLISRSGCPGMQRYVQTWSGDNRTNWQTLRYNIRMGVGMSLSGLYNLGHDVGGFSGDRPDQELFVRWVQNGVMHPRFTIHSWNDDKTVNEPWMYPEVTPIIRDAMALRYRLMPYLYDLLWQAHKDHEPMLRPTFLDHEADVRTYEESDDFLLGKDLLVASVVEPGQRTREVYLPDNGEGWYDFHRKTWYAGGQDISLPAALEEIPLLARAGSVIPTSSRIAHVDAEKDTQRQLLVFPFKGTGQRNLSVFDDDGLSTGYLDGQYLMLNMTLKSDLERIDLMVSQEGEWQPAYKELSFVLPESEQRPFYVNGKRVERSQLIALNALK